A DNA window from Vibrio sp. CDRSL-10 TSBA contains the following coding sequences:
- a CDS encoding malate:quinone oxidoreductase → MKKVSGQKGFNQFGSATSEKLVDVVLIGGGIMSATLGTFIQQLEPSWTIEMFERLDEVAQESSNGWNNAGTGHSALAESNYTPQTPDGEVKMGKAANIYQQFQLSRQFWAYLVLEGLIKDPATFINSVPHMSFVTGEQNVEFLRKRYQRLRTSPLFDGMVFSEDREQIKSWAPLLMENRDPNQPIAATRSRFGTDVNFGALTHHMVDILQQKRKLCAQHAARSAHA, encoded by the coding sequence ATGAAGAAGGTATCTGGTCAAAAAGGATTCAACCAGTTCGGCTCTGCTACGTCTGAAAAACTGGTCGATGTGGTTCTTATCGGTGGCGGTATCATGAGCGCAACGCTCGGAACCTTTATCCAGCAGCTTGAGCCAAGCTGGACTATCGAGATGTTTGAGCGTCTGGATGAAGTTGCTCAGGAAAGCTCAAATGGTTGGAATAACGCAGGAACCGGGCATTCAGCGTTAGCGGAATCAAATTACACCCCTCAAACGCCTGACGGCGAAGTCAAGATGGGCAAAGCTGCTAATATTTACCAGCAATTCCAACTATCACGCCAGTTCTGGGCATATTTGGTCTTGGAAGGCTTGATTAAAGACCCGGCTACCTTCATCAACAGTGTTCCTCACATGAGTTTTGTGACCGGTGAGCAAAACGTAGAATTTTTGCGCAAACGTTATCAGCGTCTGCGCACTAGCCCGCTGTTTGACGGCATGGTTTTCTCTGAAGATCGTGAACAGATCAAATCCTGGGCTCCACTGCTGATGGAAAATCGTGATCCAAATCAGCCAATCGCTGCGACCCGTTCACGCTTTGGTACCGATGTAAACTTTGGTGCCCTGACCCATCACATGGTGGATATTCTCCAGCAGAAACGAAAACTTTGCGCTCAACATGCAGCACGAAGTGCACACGCTTAA
- a CDS encoding malate:quinone oxidoreductase: MQHEVHTLKRQKDGTWKVTVKDLTTNTTRTVHSKYVFIGAGGASLTLLQKSGIPEARAYAGFPVGGQFIVSDNPDIVNQHRAKVYGKAAVGAPPMSVPHMDTRIIDGKKVVLFGPFASFSSKFLKKGSLLDLFGSVRPSNVLPMTQVGLKSFDLVKYLVGQLVQSNEDRINALREFFPNAKAEDWTLWQAGQRVQIIKNVPGKGGELHLGSELVHAEDGSLTALLGASPGASVSASVMLELLERCFADQMASDKWQSKIRDMFPSYGQSLQDNPELNQQILLQTSQVLQLEHDLLEIRAAKTQSVLDNQQAVATQA, from the coding sequence ATGCAGCACGAAGTGCACACGCTTAAACGTCAGAAAGATGGTACCTGGAAAGTAACGGTGAAAGATCTGACCACCAATACCACGCGCACTGTGCATAGCAAGTATGTGTTTATTGGTGCTGGCGGCGCTTCACTTACTCTGTTGCAAAAATCAGGGATTCCTGAAGCCCGTGCCTATGCGGGTTTTCCGGTCGGCGGCCAGTTTATCGTTTCCGACAATCCGGATATAGTCAATCAACACCGCGCCAAAGTGTACGGTAAAGCGGCCGTCGGTGCGCCACCGATGTCTGTACCGCATATGGACACGCGTATCATCGATGGGAAAAAAGTGGTGTTGTTTGGTCCATTTGCCAGCTTCTCCAGTAAATTCCTTAAGAAGGGGTCGTTGCTGGACCTGTTTGGCTCCGTACGCCCGTCAAATGTATTGCCGATGACTCAGGTCGGCCTGAAAAGTTTTGACCTGGTCAAATATTTAGTCGGTCAGCTAGTACAAAGCAATGAAGACCGTATTAACGCATTACGTGAATTCTTCCCAAATGCTAAAGCTGAAGACTGGACCCTATGGCAGGCTGGTCAACGCGTGCAAATTATCAAGAATGTTCCGGGTAAAGGCGGTGAACTCCATCTGGGCTCAGAGCTGGTGCACGCCGAAGATGGCAGCCTGACTGCGCTGCTTGGCGCATCCCCGGGCGCTTCTGTTTCAGCCTCTGTAATGCTGGAACTACTGGAGCGCTGTTTTGCCGACCAAATGGCTTCCGATAAATGGCAGAGTAAAATCAGAGATATGTTCCCGTCTTACGGTCAGTCACTGCAAGACAATCCGGAACTCAACCAACAAATTCTGCTGCAAACCAGCCAGGTGCTGCAACTTGAGCATGATCTGCTGGAAATTCGCGCTGCGAAAACTCAGAGTGTGC